The sequence TAGTATTAGTTTCCCTATTAAGATAGGCAACGTCTATCCAGCAGCCAGACATTACCAttgattatatttaataattaattaaaaaaacaattcgttatattttaatttttaattattttaaaaacaatAGCATTAAGATAGACTCCCGTCAATGACAGCACTGTGAATGCCAAGGTTACCATAAATTTTATGGTACAGCTTATCAACAATTCTACGTAGCACATTCAAAATTTAATATTCTTCACCTTTCATCACGGGCATGGTAACCTTTTTCAACCTGACATCTTCCGGGAAACAAAGGTAGTCAAAAGGAAAACAATAGCGCTTGTTAACAACGTAACTCATTATTTCATCATCCCTCCTAGTTCCAGAGGTAATTATCCATTTGCCCTGGCGCACCTCAAATTTCATCCACGGACACCAATCACAGTCGCCGATGGCGTCATTAATCCTCTTTGCTGCTTCAGAAGCATTAACCATAAACACGGCGCATAAAATGATTGCGCCCACCACATTGCTGCTTCAGAGGTCAACCAGCTTCTCGTATCCACTAGATGGATAAGACTGACTAAATGCATGCCAAGAAAACAGCTCTTTGGCGTCATCTGTATCCATTCCTTTCAAATTATAAGCAACCGTGACTCCTGCGTTTATTAGAATTCCTACATCACGAGTTGTGACGATTACAAGACTATTGCCAGACTTATCCAGCATATCCTTGATCAATAGGTCATCTAACTGATCTAGGTGATCAATATCATCTAGAACAATTAGGAAGCTCAAATTGTAGCTCCTTTGTATATGATCACTGAGACGGCTTTTTCCATCCTCTACGCTTGGATACCTTGGAtgatctttttccttttcatcaaaGATATCTGTGAGGAGCTTAACTTGCAAAGAGGGCACACTGAATTTGACAGAGGCTTCCCGAACATCAAACAAAAAACAGGATCGGCTATAATCTGAACGTTTCCCGTTGAACAATTCTTTGGAAAGCGTTGTTTTTCCGACCCCACCCATGCCGAAAATGCCAACTGTCTTAGCGTTCCCTTCTCTTTGTTTGTTCATCTTGCACTGGATATCAAAATCTTGTACAACCTTATCAATGCAGTGCTTTCCAAAATCTTCAACAAGCTTAGGAAGTCCTACCGGATATTTGGCGACATATAAGTGCCCCTTCTTTTCTACATCCTTTTGCACTGCTGACACTATATTGTCGCAATCACTGAACCTTTATAAGTAGAAGGGAATTCGATGAGAAAAATAGGGTCAGCACTTTCAAAgaagaaaaaatttaaactatagagaaatatCAAATACAAAGAAGCAATACAAATGTTACCTGTTGATCTCTTCACCAGCAATGAATGAAATAGATTTGAGGTCTTTCTTCCACTCCCCAAGTTTTTCCATGTACCTCTGCTTATTTTCCTAATCAGTGAATGCTTTGCCATAAACTCCCCTTTCTATGTAACGAAGATCCGAAGGCTTCACTCCATAAAACAATGGAATAATCTTAGCTTTACTCCGCAACATGAGATCCAGCTCCTCCAAACACCATGGGGACTCTGCATAGCCTTTGGAGAGGATAGCTATGTGTACTGCAGCAGAGCGAATGGCTGTTTCAATAGTGGATGGAAACGAATCTCCAAGAACTTTCTTTTTCGAATCAAGAAACACCCGTATATTCAATTTCTCAAGGGATTTTTAAAGCTCAAGAGCGAGGGTTTCTTTGACATCAGGACCTCTGTGGTTGATGAAGACATCATATAATCTTGAAGATTCAGAAACCTTCCTCCTCTTGTGTGGAGGTTCTATTCCAAAGAAAAGTGTAAAATCCTCATCTTGTTTGTGGGACGAGGAAGATGATGCGCTAGGGAAATCATATTTCTGGGGAGGTGAGGACAAAGATGCCAAAAGAAAAGCATGCTGTTCCTCATTTTGGTAGGGATACGAGGAAGAAGAGGCCATAGATGCAAAACAAGATTTGGCCAGGAATCTTGAACGGAAGAGAGAATTGACGTCGAGCAAAGCGTTGAAATAAATAGATGGCGTTGATTAAGCTTCGTAGAAACAACctggaaaaaaaagagaaaatgttcCTTCAAATGATAAGAAGCAACGAGGAAAATGTTTAGGCGCCGGCATTAAATTAATGCATGATAATTAATTCCCAAGTTCGTGAGAACACGATACCAAGTGGCAATCCTAGAGTTAGGGGGAAATTTGTTTTAGAGGTGAACAACATGTACAACTCTGTCGTTTTGAGGTAAATGTATTGATTTAGTTTATATATAAAAATGACGCAAAACCCCAAAGTCACAAAATGAAATATAAGAAATTTATTTTATGGTTGACAACTGCAGTGACAATCTTCGAGTAAAATTGATCAACACTATCCATTTATAAGATACTTGAAATTGCTAAGAGAGTGAAGTGTGTGAATTGATCTGTGAATGCATTCCTTCTCGGTTAAGTAAATAAGAGAATTAAATGGTCGTTAatgataataaataataaatatctttgtaattttttggttttgttCGATAGCGGGAAGTATTTATATTAGTGTTAACAAACTTATAAAGTTTATCATTTTTATATTAAAAGACAATAAAGTTCTTTATATTGGCAAATACTATAAATAGAGAAGTCATAGCCCAGCCCTCATAAAGGAATGTTGAAATATTGCATAAAGATATACAACAAGTTACAAAAAAAACTAGCATAATCCAAAATTTAGGAACGACAGAAACTAAAAAGATtagaaaaccattaaaaatacCATACTTTGAACTACACGAGCCAAGAGCCAAAAAGATGACAACCTTTATTCGACTACGAAAAAGTCACCAGTCAACACTATACCTACAAAATGGAAGAGGCAATCCAGACTTTCTTCCATATCAATTGCCTTCACCATTCTAAGGAAGTCACCCCCAATGGTAGTGTCGATGGTGTTGAAGAGCCTGGTCATCCATATTCATTATCAAAGGTTGTTGAGGGACAATCGCACCAAGTTCAAATAGCTTTGGGATGTCCTTTATCCCAACCCCAAGTTTTTCCCAAACCACTATGCCAATGTCATTGACAAGGATATTTGGCTTGAAGACCTCTTATAGAAGATGAAGGATGTCAACCTTTGTTCCTCCTAAGTCTAGCAATGAAGCAAGGAATCTTGAGGAGATATTGGAATTGACCTGGTATTGATCCTCATTTGTCAAAAATTCCATGCCAAATACTAATTTAATTGCCTCAATCACCAACTAATAAATGCAAGCAATTGTGTGGCCTTTGGTTAttatctttaattgcaagtttgATATCTATCTAAGGAATGCcattttatttttgtcattgtttttCTCTTGGAAAGAAAACATTATGCCATTGGGAAACCATAAACTGCCACCCATAGTGCAACCTTCAACACTAAAGTACCAAGGCATCTCCAACTTGACAAAGGTTAAATTTATCATTTTGGAATAGTAAGAAGATATGATGTTTTACCCTAGATTTATACATTTTGAATTAAGAGTGAGAAAGGTTGATGTCACTATCCAATACACTCACTAGATTATCTATCTTGTCTATTGCCTCTTTGGCATGTTTGTATGCCTCTTTATTGCCTTCTCTATAAATACGATTTACATGAAGTTTTTGAAGTTTGAAATGATTTGCATTGGATTTTCCAACAATGCTTTCAATTTCCAATTTGGACAAGATCTCATCTTGATTGCATTTATAGCAATGACAAAATCCCCTTGGATCACCACATTCTTAATTCTAAAATACCTACATAAGTTCAATTCATGGACTAAAGCCTTGAATTATTCTTAATTATTGATGCCACTTGTGAGGGGTTTGGATGATGCTTTGATCACATTCCCATTCCAGTCTCTTATTACACATCCTACTCTGGAGATATCAGAGTTC is a genomic window of Cryptomeria japonica chromosome 7, Sugi_1.0, whole genome shotgun sequence containing:
- the LOC131047186 gene encoding disease resistance protein Roq1-like: MEKLGEWKKDLKSISFIAGEEINRFSDCDNIVSAVQKDVEKKGHLYVAKYPVGLPKLVEDFGKHCIDKVVQDFDIQCKMNKQREGNAKTVGIFGMGGVGKTTLSKELFNGKRSDYSRSCFLFDVREASVKFSVPSLQVKLLTDIFDEKEKDHPRYPSVEDGKSRLSDHIQRSYNLSFLIVLDDIDHLDQLDDLLIKDMLDKSGNSLVIVTTRDVGILINAGVTVAYNLKGMDTDDAKELFSWHAFSQSYPSSGYEKLVDL
- the LOC131047185 gene encoding probable 2' cyclic ADP-D-ribose synthase BdTIR — its product is MEVGRTNLGGLQWQGRSAMAASIRRLQSRRFLVTRALSKVSKHGVHGQKVLGDSFPSTIETAIRSAAVHIAILSKGYAESPWCLEELDLMLRSKAKIIPLFYGVKPSDLRYIERGVYGKAFTD